One window from the genome of Desulfobulbaceae bacterium encodes:
- a CDS encoding PxxKW family cysteine-rich protein, with product MATANNQLYSSGIFNPVIENCDGCDRIVEFESKKYCKTYSAPAAKWKLGICNFATHKKPEIISVKIRVNPIKASKRASGKKK from the coding sequence ATGGCGACAGCAAACAACCAGCTATATAGCAGCGGAATATTTAACCCTGTAATTGAAAATTGTGACGGATGTGACCGCATCGTCGAATTTGAATCGAAAAAATATTGCAAGACATATTCAGCCCCGGCAGCCAAATGGAAACTGGGCATCTGCAACTTTGCAACTCATAAGAAGCCAGAGATCATTTCAGTAAAAATCAGAGTTAATCCAATTAAAGCTTCCAAGAGGGCATCTGGTAAAAAGAAATAG
- a CDS encoding response regulator transcription factor has product MTPHRILIVDDEESILESYQQIFAKPLNRSRLDDLEMSLFTTTSLAVDKPQFDIKCCRQGDEAVSSVRNALADNKPFSVAFIDVRMPPGPDGVSTAEQIRQLDPHINLVIVTAYSDISPIEISRRVQPPEKLLYVQKPFHTHEIRQFSAALSAKWQLEKDLLESNLSLEKTVRARTSELTLTIEALETTNQKYRKALTSLQNAEIELASRAVDLEGANQALQQMARKDKEAQKELEEKVLFAIHEMVEPYLDKLEQSPLDEYQKSFLKIIKTNLSEISAPFMRDLSQKYFRLSPTELNIANMIKEGLSTKSIGARLKMTKRNVDFHRDRIREKIGIKNTKANLKAVLKELDLGFSNRQD; this is encoded by the coding sequence ATGACACCACACCGCATTCTCATTGTCGATGATGAAGAGAGCATACTTGAGAGCTATCAACAGATTTTTGCTAAACCATTGAATCGTTCCCGCCTTGACGATCTGGAGATGAGCCTTTTCACAACAACATCCCTTGCAGTCGACAAACCTCAGTTTGATATTAAATGTTGTCGACAAGGTGACGAGGCTGTTAGCTCTGTTAGAAACGCCCTTGCCGACAACAAGCCCTTTTCAGTAGCTTTCATTGATGTGAGAATGCCTCCAGGCCCTGACGGAGTATCCACTGCTGAACAAATTCGCCAGCTAGACCCACACATCAACCTTGTTATCGTTACCGCCTACTCTGATATATCACCAATAGAAATTTCCCGGAGAGTGCAGCCCCCCGAAAAGTTGCTATACGTTCAAAAACCTTTCCACACCCATGAAATCCGTCAATTTTCAGCGGCGCTCAGCGCTAAATGGCAACTGGAAAAAGACCTTCTAGAATCAAATCTGAGCCTGGAAAAAACGGTCAGGGCCAGAACTTCAGAACTCACATTAACTATTGAAGCCCTCGAAACAACCAATCAGAAATACCGAAAGGCTTTAACTTCTTTGCAAAATGCAGAAATTGAGTTAGCCAGCCGAGCTGTCGATCTTGAGGGAGCAAATCAGGCCCTGCAACAAATGGCCAGAAAGGACAAGGAGGCGCAAAAAGAACTAGAGGAAAAAGTCCTTTTTGCTATCCATGAAATGGTGGAACCCTACCTCGACAAACTCGAACAATCACCTCTCGATGAGTACCAGAAATCATTTTTAAAAATCATCAAGACTAATTTGAGTGAAATTTCGGCCCCTTTCATGAGGGATCTTTCGCAGAAATATTTTCGTCTTTCGCCAACAGAACTTAATATTGCCAACATGATCAAAGAAGGCCTTTCTACTAAATCAATTGGCGCTCGACTCAAGATGACCAAACGCAATGTCGACTTTCACAGGGACAGAATTCGGGAAAAGATTGGCATAAAAAATACTAAGGCAAACCTTAAAGCCGTCCTCAAAGAGCTTGACCTTGGTTTTTCAAACCGTCAGGACTAA